One Zeugodacus cucurbitae isolate PBARC_wt_2022May chromosome 3, idZeuCucr1.2, whole genome shotgun sequence genomic region harbors:
- the LOC105216394 gene encoding uncharacterized protein LOC105216394, with protein MQQTQRYIPSVSDLYGTDEIELLLDEIRELEPVCCQLDDEQDFEIAGSRAGELSLSLESPLGTCTSWDSHANYKQRSGQTPLPWGVALHCDPQHLKTPTGIVRILLVLSSAACLACECSAGTVQVGLFLLPLIGRLRLMVFCAIFSLLITCLMLFLDISHIALMFPFNWTKVNTWMYLSIGLILILSSTLVMHMVLYAEEYVLVNKHTKDTLFTSAFIGYICAIESFILSGIASWPWTQYYRQVPDDGSEMYIEDREMTPMSPIESTDVPNTHHQTQYNNRNNSTAHSESNHNNQQQQQQQQQYNRISSSSSYNQKPYIPAKRPNELINQRPTLGHTQTTRKPNTRYREGYHYQPVASTSRQSPTFVLGDDIGAGPSTSRSNDNSSA; from the exons ATGCAACAAACCCAACGTTATATACCGTCTGTATCTGATTTATATGGGACGGACGAGATAGAACTCCTACTGGACGAAATACGCGAATTAGAACCGGTCTGCTGTCAGCTGGACGATGAACAGGATTTTGAAATAGCTGGCAGCAGAGCCGGTGAGCTGTCACTATCCTTAGAATCGCCGCTGGGCACGTGCACGTCGTGGGACTCGCACGCCAATTATAAACAGCGCAGCGGCCAAACGCCACTGCCATGGGGTGTAGCCCTACACTGTGATCCGCAACACTTGAAAACGCCTACAGGGATTGTGCGTATTCTCTTGGTG TTATCGTCAGCCGCTTGTCTAGCCTGCGAATGCTCCGCCGGCACGGTACAAGTCGGCCTCTTTTTACTGCCACTCATCGGACGCTTGAGATTAATGGTCTTCTGTGCGATCTTCTCCTTACTAATCACCTGTCTAATGTTATTTCTAGACATTTCACATATAGCACTCATGTTCCCATTCAATTGGACTAAAGTT AATACATGGATGTACCTGAGCATTGGTTTGATATTAATTTTGAGCTCGACATTGGTCATGCATATGGTGCTCTACGCTGAAGAATACGTTTTGGTCAACAAGCACACCAAAGACACACTATTTACTTCAGCG TTTATCGGTTACATTTGTGCCATTGAATCATTTATACTATCTGGCATTGCCTCATGGCCATGGACGCAATATTATCGTCAAGTGCCAGACGATGGCAGCGAAATGTATATCGAAGATCGTGAAATGACACCAATGAGTCCAATCGAGAGTACTGATGTGCCGAATACACACCATCAAACACAATATAACAATCGAAATAATAGCACTGCACACAGCGAATCAAATCACAAtaatcagcaacagcaacaacaacaacaacaatacaatcgAATATCATCGTCGTCGTCCTATAATCAAAAGCCTTATATACCTG CCAAACGACCCAATGAATTGATTAACCAAAGACCAACACTGGGTCACACCCAAACAACCAGGAAACCAAATACTCGTTACCGTGAAGGCTATCATTATCAACCAGTTGCGTCAACGTCCCGCCAGAGTCCCACATTCGTCCTAGGCGATGACATTGGGGCCGGTCCATCCACATCCCGATCCAATGATAATTCTAGTGCGTGA
- the LOC105216395 gene encoding 39S ribosomal protein L13, mitochondrial isoform X2 has product MSIVKRVQQWATFARTWHVYDCTWQNPFDSALLIKTHLMGLHKPIYHPMNDCGDHVVCINTKEIALPGDEWIKRVYFHHTGYPGGASWTLAWQLHDKDPTMVMKKAVYNSMRGNLQRRHTMQRLHLFADDQLPKEILENITNQIRTPREVPQRLDHIDKETLENFPSIMDYPKDYVLR; this is encoded by the exons ATGTCGATTGTGAAGCGTGTGCAG caATGGGCTACCTTTGCGAGAACATGGCACGTCTATGATTGTACCTGGCAAAATCCCTTCGATTCGGCGCTGCTTATCAAAACACATTTAATGGGATTGCACAAACCAATATATCATCCAATGA ATGACTGTGGTGACCATGTTGTTTGCATCAATACCAAAGAAATCGCACTGCCCGGTGATGAGTGGATTAAGCGTGTTTACTTCCATCACACTGGCTATCCAGGTGGTGCTTCATGGACACTAGCGTGGCAATTGCATGACAAGGATCCGACAATGGTTATGAAGAAGGCTGTATACAATTCCATGCGTGGCAACTTACAACGTAGACACACAATGCAGCGTTTACATTTGTTCGCCGATGATCAGTTGCCTAAAGAGATACTAGAAAATATCACAAATCAAATTAGAACACCAAGAGAAGTGCCACAGCGTCTGGATCACATTGATAAGGAGACGCTGGAGAATTTCCCATCCATTATGGATTATCCAAAAGATTATGTTTTGCGTTAA
- the LOC105216395 gene encoding leukotriene A-4 hydrolase isoform X1: MSIVKRVQQWATFARTWHVYDCTWQNPFDSALLIKTHLMGLHKPIYHPMTTTRSICTRSRILQQPFASSSSLIYAQQQRNMGRLSKVDPSSYSEPERIITKHSAFKWTVDFANTKLLGSVTHQFNVLEANLPAILLDVRDITINNASIVCNGGSAIPINYFVSDPVDDIGAKLTLELPEGTAKGDLLVRIDYETSNRASGLQWLTPEQTLGKQHPYLFSQCQAIHARSVLPCQDTPAVKFTYEATVEHPKELTALMSALVEQKDSGVTKFKQEVPIPAYLLAIAIGDLVSRPLGPHSNVWAEAGIVDAAAEEFSETDKMLKTASDICGPYVWKQYDLLVMPPSFPFGGMENPCLTFVTPTVLAGDKSLADVVAHEIAHSWTGNLVTNKNFEHFWLNEGFTVFVETKIVGRLQGTKERDFHMLRNLTELKECIRTQLANSPELTKLVVDLSNCGPDDAFSSVPYNKGSTFLRYIEDLLGGPEVFEPFLRSYLQKYAYKSVVTDDFKSALYDYFIDTDKKDKLSEIDWDLWLNNEGMPPIIPNFDETLADVSKQLSKLWSTKSTAELRTDTDISKPISSHQLIDFLGRLIESSEIVDLNAQKIELLESTYNLKHTKNSEVRFRFLRLVIRARLLQRIDEIIAFANSNFRMKFCRPIYRDLGQWPEAKPIAVESFESVKNQMMAVCAHTIEKDLGLK; the protein is encoded by the exons ATGTCGATTGTGAAGCGTGTGCAG caATGGGCTACCTTTGCGAGAACATGGCACGTCTATGATTGTACCTGGCAAAATCCCTTCGATTCGGCGCTGCTTATCAAAACACATTTAATGGGATTGCACAAACCAATATATCATCCAATGA CGACTACACGTTCCATTTGTACTCGAAGTCGCATTTTGCAGCAACCATTCGCCAGTAGCAGTTCACTGATTTACGCACAACAGCAACGTAATATGGGTCGTTTAAGTAAAGTAGATCCCAGCTCTTATTCGGAGCCCGAACGCATCATTACCAAACATAGCGCATTCAAATGGACCGTAGATTTTGCAAATACAAAGCTCTTGGGCAGTGTAACGCATCAGTTTAATGTGTTGGAAGCCAACTTACCGGCTATT TTGTTGGATGTACGTGACATCACCATCAATAATGCATCGATAGTCTGTAATGGTGGCTCAGCCATACCCATTAACTACTTTGTAAGTGATCCAGTTGATGATATTGGTGCTAAATTGACATTGGAACTGCCGGAGGGTACTGCCAAGGGAGA CCTACTCGTGCGCATCGACTATGAGACATCCAATCGCGCCAGCGGTCTGCAATGGCTCACACCCGAACAAACGCTGGGCAAACAACATCCTTACCTTTTCAGTCAGTGTCAAGCGATACACGCACGTTCTGTATTGCCATGCCAGGATACACCTGCTGTTAAATTCACCTATGAAGCTACAGTGGAACATCCAAAGGAGCTGACTGCGCTGATGAGTGCTTTGGTTGAGCAGAAAGACAGTGGCGTCACAAAATTCAAGCAGGAAGTACCCATACCCGCATATCTGCTGGCTATCGCAATCGGTGATCTAGTCTCGCGTCCACTCGGCCCCCACTCCAATGTCTGGGCTGAGGCCGGCATTGTGGATGCTGCCGCTGAGGAGTTTTCGGAAACAGATAAAATGTTGAAAACCGCATCGGATATTTGTGGACCCTATGTGTGGAAGCAATACGATTTGCTTGTGATGCCGCCATCATTTCCTTTCGGTGGCATGGAGAATCCATGCCTGACCTTTGTAACACCCACTGTGTTGGCGGGTGATAAGTCCTTGGCCGATGTTGTGGCGCATGAGATTGCGCATAGTTGGACCGGTAATTTagtgacaaataaaaatttcgagcatttctggttgaatgagGGTTTCACGGTCTTTGTGGAGACCAAAATCGTCGGACGCTTGCAAGGCACTAAGGAGCGCGATTTTCATATGCTGCGCAATCTGACTGAGCTGAAAGAATGT ATACGCACCCAATTGGCCAACAGCCCCGAACTCACCAAGTTGGTAGTTGATCTGTCCAACTGTGGCCCCGATGATGCCTTCTCCAGTGTGCCCTACAACAAGGGCTCAACTTTCCTACGTTATATTGAAGATTTACTGGGAGGACCTGAGGTCTTCGAGCCATTCCTACGTAGCTACTTGCAAAAGTATGCCTACAAATCGGTTGTGACCGATGATTTCAAGAGTGCCTTATATGACTACTTCATCGATACCGATAAAAAGGATAAGCTCAGCGAAATCGATTGGGATTTGTGGCTAAACAATGAGGGTATGCCACCAATAATACCAAA tTTCGATGAAACACTTGCTGATGTTTCGAAACAACTGTCGAAATTGTGGAGCACCAAGTCCACCGCTGAATTACGCACTGACACGGACATTAGCAAACCAATCTCCTCACATCAACTAATCGATTTCCTCGGCAGACTGATTGAAAGCAGTGAAATTGTTGATTTGAATGCGCAAAAAATCGAGCTACTGGAGAGCACCTACAATTTGAAGCACACCAAAAATTCCGAAGTGCGTTTTCGTTTCTTGCGTTTAGTCATCAGAGCGCGCTTACTGCAACGCATCGATGAGATCATTGCATTTGCCAACTCCAACTTCCGCATGAAGTTCTGTCGTCCAATCTATCGTGACTTGGGCCAATGGCCGGAGGCGAAGCCTATTGCCGTTGAAAGTTTCGAAAGTGTCAAGAATCAAATGATGGCGGTTTGTGCGCACACAATCGAGAAGGATTTGGGTTTGAAATGa